The uncultured Desulfovibrio sp. genomic interval GTCATGCTTGCGGTACAGAACCTGGATAACCAGGTCGGGCGCCTGTATGTCCTTTCCGGGCTTCCCGGACTTGCCGGGCGTGCACACACAAAGACAGTGACGGCTCCCTATTATATTCTTGTCAGGTTAGCACCGAGGCATAAATCACGCGCGTCCCAGGGAAGCGCCCAAAGGAGCCTAAGAGGACTCCTCTATTTTTGAAAGCAAGGTTGAGACGCGATTCTGCACGTCCGCCTGCTCTTTCTGCGATTGCAACAAATCATCCGCCAGTCCAAGGGCCATAAAAGTCAGCAGAATGTCCTTGGTCTGCCCTCCGTGGAACCTCAGCTTCTGGTCTGCGAACCGTTCCTCCACCAGCCGCACGGCTTCCTGTACGCGCCGCATGTCGGCTCCAGGCTTGAATGCAATGCTCAGCCCAAGAACGGTGAGGTTGATAGTATCCTGGTTCACAAAAACCTACTCGACGCTGTCGTGCTCCTGAATCCTGCGCAGCAAGGCGTCAAT includes:
- a CDS encoding cell division protein ZapA gives rise to the protein MNQDTINLTVLGLSIAFKPGADMRRVQEAVRLVEERFADQKLRFHGGQTKDILLTFMALGLADDLLQSQKEQADVQNRVSTLLSKIEESS